From one Bacteroides eggerthii genomic stretch:
- a CDS encoding calcium/sodium antiporter: MNILLLVGGLLLILLGANGLTDGAASVAKRFHIPNIVIGLTIVAFGTSAPELTVSVSSALKGSADIAIGNVVGSNIFNTLMIVGCTALFAPIAVTRNTLQKEIPLCILSSIALLICANDIFLNGDEANILSITDGLLLLCFFAIFMSYTFAIASHTPEEAAGDEESIKQLPLWKSILYILGGLGALIAGGSLFVDGASGIARNLGVSESVIGLTLVAGGTSLPELATSIVAALKKNPEIAIGNVVGSNLFNVFFVLGCSASITPLHLTGITNLDLWVLIGSGILLWLFGLFFAKRTITRIEGSIMVLCYIAYTTFLIYSL, from the coding sequence ATGAACATTCTATTACTTGTAGGAGGACTCCTTCTCATTTTATTGGGAGCAAACGGACTGACAGACGGAGCAGCATCTGTCGCCAAACGGTTTCATATACCTAATATCGTTATCGGACTGACAATCGTTGCTTTCGGGACCTCCGCCCCTGAATTAACGGTCAGCGTATCTTCCGCACTGAAAGGAAGCGCAGACATCGCCATTGGCAATGTAGTAGGAAGCAATATCTTCAATACACTGATGATTGTGGGCTGCACCGCACTGTTTGCCCCCATTGCCGTAACCCGAAATACACTGCAGAAAGAAATACCTTTGTGCATCCTCTCCTCCATAGCCTTGCTGATTTGTGCCAACGACATATTCCTGAATGGAGACGAAGCTAATATCCTCAGCATCACCGATGGCCTGTTGTTGCTCTGTTTCTTTGCAATTTTCATGAGCTACACTTTTGCTATCGCCTCGCACACTCCTGAGGAAGCCGCCGGCGATGAGGAGAGCATCAAGCAACTGCCGCTTTGGAAATCCATTCTCTATATCCTGGGAGGGCTCGGCGCACTGATTGCCGGCGGAAGTCTCTTTGTAGACGGTGCAAGCGGCATTGCGCGTAATCTGGGAGTGAGCGAGTCCGTTATCGGACTGACATTAGTAGCGGGTGGCACATCGCTCCCCGAACTTGCCACGTCCATCGTCGCAGCTTTAAAGAAAAATCCGGAAATAGCCATCGGTAATGTAGTGGGAAGCAATTTGTTCAATGTATTCTTCGTATTAGGGTGCAGTGCTTCCATAACGCCATTACACCTGACAGGCATTACTAATTTGGACCTATGGGTACTGATAGGATCGGGCATACTGCTTTGGCTGTTCGGGCTGTTTTTTGCCAAACGCACCATCACCCGTATCGAAGGAAGTATCATGGTGCTTTGTTACATTGCATATACAACATTCCTCATTTATAGCCTGTAA
- a CDS encoding DNA topoisomerase IV subunit B, giving the protein MTLPLEASADYEEKATSANIGSNEVEYNEDNIRHLDDMEHIRVRSGMYIGRLGDGSQNDDGIYVLLKEVMDNSIDEFKMGAGKRIEVNIEDNLRVSVRDYGRGIPQGKLIEAVSKLNTGGKYDSKAFKKSVGLNGVGIKAVNALSSRFEVRSYRDGKVRTVIFEKGVLQSDVMEDSTEENGTYIFFEPDNTLFLNYSFQNQFVETLLRNYTYLNTGLTFIYNGQRIISRHGLEDLLKDNMTSEGLYDIVHLKGEDIEIAFTHTNQYGEEYYSFVNGQHTTQGGTHQTALKEHIARTIKEFYNKNQDYADIRNGLVAAIAIDVEEPMFESQTKTKLGSNNMWPDGPTVNKYVGDFIKTEVDNFLHKNPLVAEVMLQKIQDSEKERKAIAGVTKLARERAKKANLHNRKLRDCRFHLSDGKGKEQETDSCIFITEGDSASGSITKSRDVNTQAVFSLRGKPLNSYGLTKKVVYENEEFNLLQAALNIEDGIEGLRYNKVIVATDADVDGMHIRLLIITFFLQFFPDLIKKGHVYILQTPLFRVRNKKKTNYCYTEDERIKAIEELGPNPEITRFKGLGEISPDEFKHFIGKDMRLEQVSLRKTDLVKELLEFYMGKNTMERQNFIIDNLVIEEDLAS; this is encoded by the coding sequence ATGACTTTGCCATTGGAAGCTTCCGCCGATTACGAGGAAAAGGCAACCAGTGCAAACATCGGCAGCAACGAAGTGGAATACAACGAAGATAACATTCGCCATTTGGACGACATGGAGCATATTCGTGTCCGTTCGGGCATGTACATAGGCCGCCTTGGCGACGGTTCGCAGAATGATGACGGTATCTACGTATTGCTGAAAGAAGTGATGGACAACAGCATCGATGAATTTAAAATGGGTGCCGGCAAACGTATTGAAGTCAACATCGAGGACAATCTCCGCGTAAGTGTACGTGATTACGGACGGGGCATTCCGCAAGGAAAACTGATAGAAGCAGTCAGCAAACTGAATACCGGCGGGAAATATGACAGCAAAGCCTTCAAAAAAAGCGTCGGTCTGAACGGTGTCGGCATCAAAGCCGTCAACGCACTCAGCAGCCGTTTTGAAGTACGGAGTTATCGTGACGGCAAAGTACGTACCGTAATTTTTGAAAAAGGAGTACTGCAAAGTGATGTAATGGAAGACAGCACAGAAGAAAATGGTACTTATATCTTCTTTGAACCGGACAACACCCTCTTCCTCAACTACTCTTTCCAGAACCAGTTTGTAGAAACACTGTTGCGTAACTACACTTATCTTAATACGGGACTGACTTTCATCTACAACGGACAGCGGATCATCTCCCGCCATGGACTGGAAGACTTGTTGAAAGACAACATGACCAGTGAGGGTCTTTATGATATTGTCCACCTGAAAGGCGAAGACATCGAGATAGCTTTTACACACACCAACCAATACGGAGAGGAATATTATTCTTTCGTAAACGGACAGCATACCACACAAGGCGGTACGCATCAAACTGCATTGAAAGAACATATCGCCCGTACTATCAAAGAATTCTACAACAAGAACCAGGACTATGCCGACATCCGCAACGGACTGGTGGCCGCCATTGCCATTGATGTGGAAGAGCCCATGTTCGAAAGCCAAACCAAAACAAAACTCGGCTCCAACAATATGTGGCCCGACGGTCCGACCGTAAACAAATATGTGGGCGATTTCATTAAAACGGAAGTGGACAATTTCCTTCACAAAAACCCGTTGGTAGCCGAAGTTATGTTGCAAAAGATACAGGACTCCGAAAAAGAACGTAAAGCCATTGCCGGAGTAACCAAGTTGGCCCGCGAACGAGCTAAGAAGGCCAACCTGCATAACCGTAAGCTACGTGACTGCCGTTTCCATCTGAGTGACGGGAAAGGTAAGGAACAGGAGACAGATTCGTGTATCTTCATCACAGAGGGCGACTCTGCCAGCGGCTCTATCACCAAAAGCCGCGACGTAAACACGCAAGCCGTATTCAGCTTACGTGGCAAGCCTCTCAATTCTTACGGACTGACCAAGAAAGTGGTTTATGAAAACGAAGAGTTCAATCTGTTGCAAGCAGCATTGAACATCGAAGACGGAATTGAAGGGCTTCGCTACAACAAAGTGATTGTTGCCACTGATGCCGATGTGGACGGGATGCATATTCGCCTGTTAATCATTACATTCTTCCTTCAGTTCTTCCCTGATTTAATAAAGAAAGGACACGTATATATCTTGCAGACCCCACTATTTCGTGTACGCAACAAAAAGAAAACAAACTATTGCTATACAGAAGACGAACGGATAAAAGCGATCGAAGAACTTGGCCCGAACCCGGAAATCACCCGCTTCAAAGGTCTGGGAGAAATCTCACCGGATGAATTCAAACATTTCATCGGCAAAGATATGCGTCTGGAACAAGTTTCACTGCGCAAGACTGATTTAGTAAAAGAGTTATTGGAATTCTACATGGGCAAGAACACCATGGAACGGCAGAACTTTATCATTGACAACCTGGTTATAGAAGAAGATTTAGCATCATGA
- a CDS encoding S41 family peptidase, translating to MKKIFTIIICICAITAQAQKASNEAIRKLQMAEFAIANLYVDSVDENKLVEEAIIKMLAQLDPHSTYNDAEEVKKMNEPLQGNFEGIGVQFQMIEDTLLVVQPVSNGPSEKVGILAGDRIIAVNDSAIAGVKMSTEEIMSRLRGAKGSEVKLTIVRRGVNEPLYFTVKRDKIPILSLDASYMIQPQTGYIRINRFGATTPEEFLKALKQLQKKGMKDLILDLQGNGGGYLNAAIDLANEFLQQKDLIVYTEGRAARRSNFYAKGNGNFKDGRLIVLVDEYSASASEIVTGAIQDWDRGVIVGRRTFGKGLVQRPIDLPDGSMIRLTIARYYTPSGRCIQKPYDKTANLDRKLNGEDTLEKYNQELIDRFNHGELMHADSIHFPDSLKYQTKKLARTVYGGGGIMPDFFVPIDTTQYSDYHRNLVAKGVVIKTTMKFIEDHRKELQNKYKKFETFNNKFEISDEVLANMRTLADKEKIKFDEKQYQQSLPLIKTQLKALIARDLWDMNEYFQIMNTTNNSVIQALKVLNEGMYEKMVK from the coding sequence ATGAAGAAGATTTTTACTATTATAATATGTATATGTGCTATAACAGCACAAGCCCAAAAAGCAAGTAATGAAGCTATTCGCAAATTGCAAATGGCAGAGTTTGCCATCGCCAACCTCTATGTTGATTCCGTTGATGAAAATAAGCTGGTGGAAGAAGCCATTATCAAGATGTTGGCACAACTCGACCCACACTCCACCTATAACGATGCTGAAGAGGTAAAGAAAATGAATGAGCCCCTACAAGGTAACTTTGAAGGTATCGGCGTTCAATTCCAAATGATAGAAGATACGCTGCTTGTGGTACAGCCTGTCAGCAACGGTCCCTCGGAGAAGGTGGGTATTCTTGCCGGTGACCGTATCATAGCAGTCAACGATTCCGCTATCGCCGGGGTCAAAATGAGTACGGAAGAGATAATGAGCCGGTTGCGTGGCGCAAAAGGTTCTGAAGTTAAACTGACAATTGTGCGTCGCGGAGTAAACGAGCCTTTGTATTTTACCGTAAAACGGGATAAGATACCTATCCTTAGTTTGGATGCCTCATATATGATACAGCCCCAAACAGGCTATATCCGTATCAACCGTTTTGGAGCAACCACTCCCGAAGAGTTCCTTAAAGCCTTGAAACAGTTACAAAAAAAGGGAATGAAAGACTTGATACTTGACTTGCAAGGAAACGGTGGGGGGTATCTAAACGCCGCTATCGACTTGGCTAATGAATTCCTGCAGCAAAAGGACCTTATCGTCTATACCGAAGGGCGGGCAGCACGCCGCAGCAATTTCTACGCTAAAGGAAACGGTAACTTTAAAGACGGACGCCTCATCGTTTTAGTGGATGAGTATTCCGCATCTGCTAGTGAAATCGTAACCGGGGCCATTCAGGATTGGGATAGAGGAGTTATTGTAGGCCGCCGGACTTTCGGCAAAGGATTGGTGCAACGCCCTATCGACCTGCCGGACGGCTCCATGATACGCCTGACCATCGCACGCTACTATACCCCTTCCGGCCGCTGCATACAAAAACCTTATGACAAAACTGCCAACCTTGACAGAAAACTCAATGGAGAGGACACTTTGGAAAAATACAATCAAGAATTGATAGACCGCTTTAATCATGGCGAGTTAATGCATGCTGACAGCATACATTTCCCCGATTCCCTCAAATATCAAACAAAGAAATTAGCACGTACCGTCTACGGCGGCGGTGGCATTATGCCCGACTTTTTCGTCCCGATAGATACTACTCAATATTCGGATTACCACCGGAACCTCGTAGCTAAGGGTGTAGTTATCAAAACTACAATGAAATTTATAGAAGACCACCGAAAAGAGCTACAAAACAAATACAAGAAGTTTGAAACGTTCAATAATAAGTTTGAAATCAGCGATGAAGTGTTAGCAAACATGCGGACCCTTGCCGATAAGGAAAAGATTAAGTTTGACGAGAAGCAATACCAGCAATCTCTGCCGCTTATCAAAACTCAACTAAAGGCATTAATTGCCAGAGACTTATGGGACATGAACGAATACTTTCAAATAATGAACACCACGAACAACAGTGTGATACAAGCCTTGAAAGTGCTGAATGAGGGAATGTATGAAAAGATGGTGAAATAA
- a CDS encoding TonB-dependent receptor — MKQFVKAFLFLLLFATSGNAAMADEKANIVKQGTVRGRIIDVTKQTLPGASIYIEKLHTGVTSDVNGFYTFPNLDPGTYTVKVSYVGYSPVELKITIPAGRTLEKDVVLNEGVELQEVVVGGAFQGQRRAINAQKSNLGITNVVSADQVGKFPDSNIGDALKRISGINVQYDQGEARFGQVRGTSADLSSVTINGNRIPSAEGDTRNVQLDLIPADMIQTIEVNKVVTPDMDADAIGGSINLITKNSPYKRTIAATAGTGYNWISEKAQLNLGFTYGDRFFNDKLGLMISASYQNSPSGSYDTEFTWEQGEDGKTYVNDYQIRQYYVTRERQSYSAALDWDINANHKLTFKGIFNNRNDWENRYRTNLKDLEADGSATVRIQTKAGTPDNRNARLERQRTMDFALGGEHLFGPFAMDWHASYAKASEERPNERYIDFQLKKQKFNVDLSNERQPFATPKDGSTMTLNDEFSLKELTEQQEDIKEQDLKFSANFKLPFKNGNKLKFGAKVVRKTKDKEVDFYEYSPLNEDAFMENSLKNTVDQSNKHFMPNNKYQAGIYAGKEYTGSLDLNNTSLFEKEQVQEELAGNFEARETVSSGYVRFDQKITDRVELMSGLRIENTNLAYTGRTYDADEDITSKTERRHNSYINFLPSLLMKWNVNEDFKVRGSFTQTLSRPKYSALVPSVNIKRSDNEITIGNPELKPAMSYNFDLSADYYFRSIGLVSAGVFYKKIDDFIVNQISNNYEYQGNVYTRFTQPKNAGNANLFGIELSYQRDFSFIAPALKCIGFYGTYTYTHSRIEDFNFEGRENEEGLSMPGSPAHTANASLYFEKAGLNIRLSYNFASEFIDEMGESAFYDRYYDKVNYMDANASYTFGKKIKTTFYAEANNLLNQPLRYYQGTKDRTMQAEYYGVKVNAGVKINF; from the coding sequence ATGAAACAATTTGTAAAAGCATTCTTATTCTTGCTCTTATTCGCAACGTCCGGCAACGCGGCAATGGCCGATGAAAAAGCAAATATTGTTAAACAAGGTACGGTGCGCGGCCGTATCATTGATGTAACAAAGCAAACTCTCCCGGGTGCTTCAATCTATATCGAAAAACTACACACCGGAGTAACAAGCGACGTCAACGGCTTCTACACATTCCCCAACCTCGACCCGGGAACTTATACAGTAAAGGTGAGCTACGTGGGCTACTCACCCGTAGAACTGAAAATCACCATTCCTGCCGGACGTACTTTAGAAAAAGACGTAGTACTGAACGAAGGGGTTGAACTTCAGGAGGTAGTTGTAGGCGGAGCCTTCCAAGGGCAACGTCGTGCCATCAACGCCCAAAAGAGCAATTTGGGAATTACCAATGTAGTATCTGCCGACCAAGTAGGCAAGTTTCCCGACTCCAACATCGGCGATGCCCTGAAGCGTATCTCCGGAATTAACGTGCAGTATGACCAGGGAGAGGCCCGTTTCGGACAAGTCCGCGGGACAAGCGCCGATTTAAGTTCCGTAACGATCAACGGCAATCGCATACCCTCTGCCGAAGGCGACACACGTAACGTACAGCTTGACCTGATTCCGGCAGACATGATTCAGACTATCGAAGTAAATAAGGTGGTAACTCCGGATATGGATGCCGATGCCATTGGCGGTTCCATCAATCTGATAACAAAGAACTCACCTTATAAACGCACCATTGCCGCAACCGCAGGCACAGGTTACAACTGGATTAGCGAAAAAGCACAGTTGAACTTGGGATTCACCTATGGCGACCGTTTCTTCAATGACAAATTAGGACTGATGATATCTGCCTCCTACCAAAACTCTCCTTCCGGGTCTTACGACACCGAGTTTACATGGGAACAAGGCGAAGATGGCAAAACATATGTCAACGACTATCAAATACGCCAGTACTACGTAACCCGCGAACGGCAGAGTTACTCCGCAGCTCTGGACTGGGACATCAACGCCAACCACAAACTGACTTTCAAGGGTATCTTCAACAACCGTAACGACTGGGAAAACCGTTACCGTACCAATCTGAAAGACCTTGAAGCGGACGGCAGCGCCACCGTACGCATACAAACCAAAGCCGGAACACCCGATAACCGCAATGCACGCCTGGAACGCCAGCGAACCATGGATTTTGCCCTCGGAGGCGAACATCTTTTCGGTCCGTTCGCCATGGACTGGCACGCCAGTTATGCCAAAGCCAGCGAAGAACGTCCCAACGAACGCTACATCGACTTCCAACTCAAGAAACAGAAGTTCAATGTAGACCTGAGCAATGAACGCCAGCCGTTTGCCACTCCCAAAGACGGTTCCACAATGACCCTGAACGACGAGTTCAGCCTGAAAGAACTGACCGAACAACAGGAAGACATCAAAGAACAAGACTTGAAATTCTCCGCCAACTTCAAACTTCCGTTCAAGAACGGCAACAAACTGAAGTTCGGTGCAAAGGTAGTGCGTAAAACCAAAGATAAAGAAGTGGACTTCTACGAATACTCCCCGCTGAATGAGGATGCTTTCATGGAAAACAGCCTTAAAAATACCGTAGACCAATCCAACAAACACTTCATGCCCAACAACAAGTATCAGGCAGGTATTTATGCCGGCAAAGAATATACAGGCTCATTAGATCTCAACAATACTTCACTGTTCGAGAAAGAACAGGTGCAGGAAGAATTGGCCGGAAACTTTGAAGCCCGCGAAACAGTCAGTTCCGGCTATGTCCGCTTTGACCAGAAAATAACAGACCGCGTGGAGCTGATGTCCGGCCTTCGTATCGAAAATACCAACTTGGCCTATACCGGGCGTACTTATGATGCCGATGAAGACATCACCAGCAAAACCGAACGCCGCCATAACAGTTACATCAACTTTCTGCCGTCCTTGCTCATGAAATGGAACGTAAACGAGGACTTCAAAGTACGCGGCTCATTCACCCAAACACTGTCACGCCCTAAGTATTCGGCCCTTGTACCAAGCGTAAACATCAAACGCTCCGACAATGAAATCACCATCGGTAACCCGGAACTGAAGCCCGCCATGTCTTATAACTTCGACTTGAGTGCCGACTATTATTTCCGCAGTATCGGTCTGGTCAGCGCCGGTGTCTTCTACAAGAAGATCGACGATTTCATTGTAAATCAAATCAGTAACAACTACGAATACCAAGGTAACGTATATACCCGCTTCACGCAGCCCAAAAACGCAGGCAATGCCAATCTGTTCGGCATAGAGCTCTCTTACCAACGTGATTTCAGCTTCATTGCTCCTGCCTTGAAGTGTATCGGCTTCTACGGAACCTATACTTATACCCATTCCCGCATAGAAGACTTCAACTTTGAAGGTCGCGAAAACGAAGAAGGTCTCAGTATGCCGGGGTCACCGGCACACACAGCCAATGCCTCACTCTATTTCGAAAAAGCCGGACTGAACATACGTTTAAGCTACAACTTCGCTTCCGAGTTTATTGACGAAATGGGCGAAAGCGCTTTCTATGACCGTTACTACGACAAAGTGAATTATATGGATGCCAACGCCAGCTACACTTTCGGCAAGAAAATCAAGACAACCTTCTATGCCGAAGCCAACAACCTGCTGAACCAACCGCTCCGTTACTATCAGGGTACAAAGGACCGCACCATGCAAGCTGAATACTATGGCGTAAAAGTGAACGCCGGAGTGAAAATTAATTTCTAA
- a CDS encoding phosphatase PAP2 family protein, with the protein MRKTVFFVFFVSLVVSNLSAQNWDINTLHRVNSWDNKFVRNYNKFISRSEPYVAIGVPVAMALTAWAKKDKNLLKDAVYVGTSVAGAFVVTYGMKYLVDRERPYERYPDRVHPYSHESSPSFPSGHTATAFALATSLCVKYPKWYVIAPSALWACSVGVSRMNEGVHYPSDVLAGAAIGAGCAIVNIYVNRWLNQWLFGSK; encoded by the coding sequence ATGAGAAAAACTGTTTTTTTTGTATTTTTTGTTTCCTTAGTTGTATCTAATCTCTCTGCACAGAATTGGGATATTAATACATTGCACCGGGTGAATAGCTGGGATAATAAGTTTGTCCGCAATTATAATAAATTTATTTCACGCTCTGAACCTTATGTAGCCATAGGGGTTCCGGTAGCTATGGCTTTGACGGCGTGGGCCAAAAAAGACAAAAATTTATTGAAAGATGCCGTATATGTAGGAACAAGTGTGGCAGGTGCATTTGTAGTGACCTATGGTATGAAATATCTTGTTGATCGTGAACGCCCGTATGAACGCTATCCGGATAGGGTACATCCGTATAGTCATGAGAGCAGTCCTTCATTTCCGTCGGGGCATACCGCGACAGCTTTTGCGCTTGCCACTTCTTTATGTGTAAAATACCCTAAATGGTACGTGATAGCGCCTTCTGCTTTGTGGGCTTGTTCGGTTGGGGTATCACGTATGAATGAAGGAGTGCATTATCCTTCGGATGTATTGGCGGGCGCTGCTATCGGTGCCGGCTGTGCGATTGTGAATATTTATGTGAACCGCTGGCTGAATCAATGGCTGTTCGGGAGCAAGTAA
- a CDS encoding metallophosphoesterase, with the protein MKKIFLLLFVALLGNLATAQITDYSVFDKKFNFYVANDLGRNGYYDQKTIAELMGVMAENGADPEFVLATGDVHHFEGVRSVNDPLWMTNYELIYSHPELMIDWFPLLGNHEYRGNTQAVQDYSNVSRRWTMPARYYTKTFADKDMTIRVVWIDTAPLIDKYRNEKETYPDACKQDYQQQLAWIDSVLTSAKEDWIIVAGHHPIYAETPKDESERLDMQARLDPILRKHKVDMYICGHIHNFQHVRVPGSNIDYITNSSGSLSRKVKPIEGTVFCSPASGFSIVSANKKTLELRMIDKDGNVLHTVTRNK; encoded by the coding sequence ATGAAGAAAATATTCCTTTTATTATTCGTCGCCCTGTTGGGCAATCTGGCAACCGCCCAAATCACTGATTATTCCGTATTCGACAAGAAGTTCAACTTTTATGTAGCCAACGACTTAGGGCGTAACGGTTATTATGACCAGAAAACCATTGCCGAACTAATGGGAGTTATGGCGGAAAACGGCGCAGACCCGGAATTCGTACTCGCCACAGGCGACGTACACCACTTTGAAGGCGTACGCTCCGTCAACGACCCGCTGTGGATGACCAATTACGAACTGATTTACAGTCATCCCGAACTGATGATAGACTGGTTTCCACTGCTGGGCAATCACGAATACCGCGGCAATACACAGGCCGTACAGGATTATTCAAATGTCAGCCGCCGCTGGACAATGCCTGCACGCTACTATACTAAAACTTTCGCAGACAAGGACATGACTATCCGGGTGGTTTGGATAGATACTGCTCCGCTGATAGACAAATACCGCAATGAAAAAGAAACCTATCCCGATGCTTGCAAACAGGATTACCAGCAACAACTGGCATGGATAGACTCCGTCTTGACTTCTGCCAAAGAAGACTGGATAATTGTTGCCGGACACCATCCCATTTATGCCGAAACTCCCAAAGACGAGAGTGAACGTCTGGATATGCAGGCACGTCTCGACCCGATACTCCGCAAGCACAAAGTGGATATGTACATCTGCGGGCATATCCACAACTTCCAGCACGTCCGCGTACCGGGCAGCAATATCGATTATATCACCAATTCCTCCGGTTCACTCAGCCGCAAGGTCAAACCCATTGAAGGCACAGTGTTTTGCAGCCCTGCATCCGGCTTCTCCATTGTATCTGCCAATAAAAAAACTTTGGAACTGCGCATGATCGACAAAGACGGTAATGTGCTGCATACAGTGACACGCAACAAATAG
- the coaD gene encoding pantetheine-phosphate adenylyltransferase, producing the protein MRRAIFPGTFDPFTIGHSSVVRRALTFIDEIVIGIGINENKNTHFPIEKREKMIRDYYRNEPRIIVQSYNCLTIDFAKEVGANLIIRGIRTVKDFEYEETIADINRKLTGIETILLFTEPELTCVSSTTVRELLQFGKDISMFIPEGMEMSDDMISD; encoded by the coding sequence ATGAGAAGAGCAATCTTTCCGGGTACATTCGACCCGTTTACAATCGGCCACTCCTCGGTAGTGCGTCGCGCACTGACTTTCATAGACGAAATCGTCATAGGAATAGGTATCAACGAGAATAAGAATACGCATTTCCCCATTGAAAAGCGCGAAAAAATGATACGGGATTACTACCGGAACGAGCCGCGTATCATTGTACAGTCGTACAATTGCCTGACCATCGACTTTGCCAAGGAAGTGGGTGCCAACCTGATTATACGCGGAATACGCACAGTAAAGGATTTTGAGTACGAGGAAACAATTGCGGATATAAACCGCAAGCTGACCGGAATAGAAACCATCCTGCTCTTTACGGAACCGGAGTTGACTTGCGTAAGTTCGACTACCGTACGCGAACTGCTGCAATTCGGGAAAGACATAAGTATGTTCATTCCGGAAGGAATGGAGATGAGTGATGATATGATTAGTGATTAG
- a CDS encoding helix-turn-helix domain-containing protein: MTLNSCYSRQMDCALCPKTSQGALIYNQYSKGHHSPAEKCTQNCIMFILKGELLINSEEYPGTTLQSNQCILQAIGSKVELLALTDVECLVYWFTELTFLCEERYKEILEIAHAPLTYTPLTVIPKLGRLLDDLTEYFKEQPNTCGKYLDIKCQEIIYILTCYYPIQQICTFFYPISTYTESFHYFVMQNYDKVKNVEEFAHLGGYTTTTFRRLFKNMYGVPVYEWILDKKREGILDDLRYTKQRISAISSRYGFDSLSHFAHFCKDSFGDTPRSLRKRAANGENITIICKEHNKEQEDE, translated from the coding sequence ATGACATTAAATAGTTGTTACTCTCGGCAGATGGATTGTGCGCTATGTCCTAAAACGTCCCAAGGAGCATTGATATATAACCAATATTCTAAAGGACATCATTCCCCTGCCGAAAAGTGTACACAAAACTGTATAATGTTCATATTGAAAGGCGAATTGCTTATCAATAGTGAAGAATATCCCGGAACTACCCTGCAAAGCAACCAATGCATCCTGCAAGCTATCGGTTCCAAAGTGGAATTATTGGCTCTGACTGATGTTGAATGCCTTGTCTATTGGTTCACAGAGCTTACTTTCCTTTGCGAAGAGCGTTACAAAGAAATACTTGAGATAGCTCATGCCCCGTTGACGTATACACCTTTGACAGTTATCCCTAAACTGGGAAGATTACTCGATGATCTAACAGAATACTTCAAAGAACAACCGAACACATGCGGCAAGTATCTTGACATCAAATGCCAGGAAATAATTTATATTTTAACCTGCTATTATCCGATCCAGCAAATCTGTACTTTTTTCTATCCAATCAGCACATATACGGAAAGTTTCCACTACTTCGTCATGCAAAACTACGACAAGGTGAAAAATGTAGAAGAGTTTGCCCACCTTGGGGGATACACCACTACTACTTTTCGCCGGCTATTCAAAAACATGTACGGCGTCCCTGTATACGAATGGATTCTGGATAAGAAACGCGAGGGGATTCTGGATGACCTGCGATACACTAAACAGCGTATTTCCGCAATCAGTAGCCGTTACGGTTTCGATTCATTATCTCACTTTGCTCATTTCTGCAAAGACTCTTTTGGAGACACTCCCCGTTCCTTACGAAAGCGTGCCGCCAATGGCGAAAACATCACTATTATCTGTAAAGAACACAACAAAGAACAGGAAGACGAATAA